The Papaver somniferum cultivar HN1 chromosome 3, ASM357369v1, whole genome shotgun sequence genome includes a region encoding these proteins:
- the LOC113357852 gene encoding non-specific lipid-transfer protein-like, producing MAAMLKLACVTLACMIVIAPYEAEGAISCDTVVSKVSPCIGYLTGGALPPSCCAGLKSLLAASRTTPDRQAACNCLKIASRGISGINYGNAASLPGKCGVSIPYKFSPSTDCTKVH from the exons ATGGCAGCTATGCTTAAATTGGCATGTGTTACCCTGGCTTGCATGATTGTTATTGCACCTTATGAAGCTGAAGGTGCAATTTCATGTGATACTGTGGTTAGCAAGGTGTCACCATGCATCGGCTACCTGACAGGGGGTGCACTTCCACCTAGCTGTTGTGCAGGACTCAAGTCTCTCCTTGCTGCTAGTCGCACCACTCCTGACCGTCAAGCTGCTTGCAATTGCTTGAAGATCGCCTCACGCGGAATATCTGGGATTAACTATGGTAATGCTGCCTCACTTCCTGGAAAATGTGGTGTTAGCATCCCTTACAAATTCAGCCCTTCAACTGACTGCACCAA GGTACACTAA
- the LOC113361808 gene encoding non-specific lipid-transfer protein-like encodes MAAVFKLVCVVLAFMVVAAPYAAEGALTCGQVASKMTPCLGFLMGNPMSPGCCPGVKGLLAMAKATPDRQAACNCLKNAAKSMSGIKMDKAAALPRQCGVNIPYQISPATDCAKVK; translated from the exons ATGGCAGCAGTGTTCAAGTTAGTATGTGTGGTTCTTGCTTTCATGGTTGTAGCTGCACCATATGCAGCTGAAGGTGCACTTACATGTGGTCAGGTAGCTAGCAAGATGACACCATGTCTTGGCTTCTTAATGGGTAATCCTATGTCACCTGGTTGTTGTCCAGGAGTCAAGGGTCTTCTTGCCATGGCTAAAGCCACTCCTGACCGTCAAGCTGCTTGCAATTGCTTGAAGAATGCCGCCAAGTCTATGAGTGGTATTAAAATGGATAAGGCTGCTGCACTACCCAGACAATGTGGAGTTAACATCCCTTACCAGATCAGCCCTGCCACTGATTGTGCTAA GGTAAAGTAA
- the LOC113361809 gene encoding non-specific lipid-transfer protein 1-like codes for MATLFKLACVVLACMVMVAPYAAEGAISCGTVVSKLSPCIGYLTGGSLPANCCTGVKSLYQAAQTTSERQTVCGCLKNAAKSMTNIKMSVAASLPGKCGVSIPYTFSASIDCSKVN; via the exons ATGGCAACATTGTTTAAGTTGGCATGTGTTGTTCTAGCTTGTATGGTCATGGTTGCACCATATGCAGCTGAAGGTGCAATTTCATGTGGTACAGTGGTTAGTAAGTTGTCACCATGTATTGGCTACTTGACCGGAGGTAGTCTTCCAGCTAATTGCTGTACAGGAGTCAAGTCTCTTTATCAAGCTGCTCAAACCACTTCTGAGCGTCAAACTGTTTGTGGTTGCTTGAAGAATGCTGCCAAGTCTATGACTAATATCAAAATGTCTGTCGCTGCCTCACTCCCCGGAAAATGTGGTGTTAGCATCCCTTATACATTCAGCGCCTCCATTGATTGCTCTAA GGTAAATTAA